In Methanococcus voltae, a single window of DNA contains:
- a CDS encoding MATE family efflux transporter, whose product METQGVTNLLGDPKKAILKISTPLIVAMLIQTLYNLVDTIWVAGLGDSSLAAVGVFFPFFFILMAVSNGVGVGASSAISRRIGQNNREKASVIAEQSIILSFIIGILVIVTIPFLKAMFLGLGFEEDVSNLAYDYGSIMILGSVILFFTNMGSSILRGEGNTKKPMYAIVIGSIINIILDPIFIYVLGWGIKGAAIATVISMLVTALLFAYWIFISKNNYVNMKFSKDRLIPEYSVYKEIFKVGIPASLAQISMSLSMFAMNYIIAIVGGTAGIAIYSTGWRIVSLGVIPLHAIAAGVVAVAGAAYGACKPEKIEEAYKYAIKFAVVCETVVAVVILLLTPQIAYLFTYSEGSAHLYDGIVSFMKYMFLFYPVVPLGMLTSAMFQGINKARYSLILTIFRAIVMQLIAAYVFAFVLGYGLEGIWMGIIAGNGVSVVIMYLIGIRVINKLKDTLTKKSVEF is encoded by the coding sequence ATGGAAACACAAGGCGTAACTAATTTACTAGGGGACCCCAAAAAAGCGATTCTTAAGATATCTACACCTTTGATAGTTGCTATGTTAATTCAGACACTATACAACCTAGTAGATACAATATGGGTTGCAGGTCTAGGTGACAGCTCACTTGCTGCTGTAGGGGTATTTTTCCCATTCTTCTTTATACTGATGGCTGTATCCAATGGTGTAGGAGTGGGTGCTAGTTCTGCCATATCAAGGCGTATTGGTCAAAATAATCGAGAAAAAGCGTCGGTAATAGCCGAACAAAGTATAATATTATCATTTATAATTGGCATATTAGTAATAGTTACCATACCGTTCTTAAAAGCGATGTTCTTAGGGCTAGGATTTGAAGAGGATGTCTCAAATCTTGCTTATGATTACGGTAGCATTATGATTTTAGGTTCTGTAATATTATTCTTCACTAATATGGGTTCTTCAATACTTAGGGGGGAAGGAAACACTAAAAAACCTATGTACGCGATAGTTATAGGTTCCATCATAAATATAATACTTGATCCTATCTTTATATATGTATTAGGCTGGGGAATTAAAGGTGCTGCAATTGCAACGGTTATTTCAATGTTAGTTACTGCTTTGTTATTTGCATATTGGATATTTATTAGTAAAAACAATTATGTAAACATGAAATTCTCAAAAGATCGATTAATACCCGAATATTCAGTATATAAAGAAATATTTAAAGTCGGAATACCTGCGTCACTTGCTCAAATTTCGATGTCACTATCAATGTTTGCCATGAATTATATTATTGCAATTGTGGGAGGTACTGCAGGGATTGCAATATATTCCACAGGCTGGAGAATAGTATCTTTGGGAGTTATTCCACTTCATGCTATTGCTGCGGGTGTTGTAGCAGTTGCGGGTGCTGCATATGGTGCTTGTAAACCTGAAAAAATTGAAGAAGCCTATAAATATGCTATAAAATTTGCAGTAGTTTGTGAAACAGTTGTGGCAGTTGTAATATTACTATTAACGCCTCAAATTGCGTATTTATTCACCTATTCGGAAGGTTCTGCGCATTTATACGACGGAATAGTATCATTTATGAAATATATGTTCTTATTCTACCCCGTTGTTCCGTTAGGTATGTTAACGTCTGCAATGTTCCAGGGAATAAACAAAGCACGTTATTCACTAATATTAACCATATTTAGAGCCATTGTAATGCAGTTGATAGCTGCGTACGTATTTGCATTCGTATTAGGTTATGGATTAGAAGGTATATGGATGGGAATAATTGCTGGAAACGGAGTATCTGTAGTAATAATGTACCTTATAGGAATTCGTGTAATAAATAAATTAAAAGATACATTGACTAAAAAGAGCGTTGAATTTTAA
- the cfbA gene encoding sirohydrochlorin nickelochelatase, with amino-acid sequence MEALVLVGHGSKLPYSKQTVTEVADKIRAKGQYEVVEVGMMEFNHPTIPEAIQKVIDMGYKKIVVTPVFLAPGNHTERDIPTILGLLKEECHDENCDCHAHSHEHGHDHSHAHAHGHAHSHGDPMDIPEDVEIIYRKPMGADDRVIDIVLDRAKGL; translated from the coding sequence ATGGAAGCATTAGTTTTGGTTGGTCACGGTAGTAAACTCCCTTACTCCAAACAAACAGTTACGGAAGTTGCTGATAAAATTAGAGCAAAAGGACAATATGAAGTTGTAGAAGTTGGTATGATGGAATTTAACCACCCAACAATTCCAGAAGCAATTCAAAAAGTTATAGACATGGGCTACAAAAAAATCGTTGTAACACCTGTATTTTTAGCACCAGGAAACCACACTGAAAGAGATATCCCTACAATATTAGGTCTTTTAAAAGAAGAATGCCACGATGAAAACTGCGACTGTCATGCACACAGCCATGAACACGGTCACGACCATTCACACGCTCATGCTCACGGACATGCACACAGCCATGGCGACCCTATGGATATTCCAGAAGACGTTGAAATAATCTACAGAAAGCCAATGGGTGCAGATGATAGAGTTATTGATATCGTTTTAGATAGAGCAAAAGGATTATAA
- a CDS encoding TRC40/GET3/ArsA family transport-energizing ATPase, which translates to MVFSKIKNSLKGITSKKLDKEDGTTKYIMFGGKGGVGKTTMSAATGIYCAEQGLKTVIVSTDPAHSLKDSFEQQFGHEPTKVNGFDNLYVVEIDPEAAMEQYKDKLKNQMDENPMMGGMLEEQLEMASLAPGTDESAAFDVFLKYMDGNEFDVVVFDTAPTGHTLRFLGLPEIMDKYMTKMIKFKKQMSGMMKMMKKFMPFGGDNEDVDYDKALEEMEVMKAKITKARKIMADPDRTSFRLVVIPEEMSILESERAMKSLDKYKIPVDAVVVNQVIPADVECSFCKARRGLQETRLAMIEEKFGSKVLAQLELLKTEAKGVETLREISHKIYGEEEAQTEEVKA; encoded by the coding sequence TTGGTATTCTCCAAAATAAAAAATTCTTTAAAAGGAATTACCTCAAAAAAATTAGATAAAGAAGATGGGACAACAAAATACATCATGTTCGGTGGAAAAGGTGGTGTTGGTAAGACCACAATGAGTGCAGCAACAGGTATTTACTGTGCTGAACAAGGTTTAAAGACTGTAATTGTATCAACAGACCCTGCACACTCATTAAAAGACAGTTTTGAACAACAATTTGGTCACGAACCTACAAAAGTAAACGGATTCGATAATTTATACGTTGTAGAGATTGACCCTGAAGCAGCAATGGAACAATACAAAGACAAGTTAAAAAACCAAATGGACGAAAACCCAATGATGGGTGGAATGTTAGAAGAGCAATTAGAAATGGCTTCTTTAGCACCAGGTACTGACGAAAGTGCAGCATTTGATGTATTTTTAAAATATATGGATGGAAATGAATTTGATGTAGTTGTATTCGATACAGCACCAACAGGTCACACATTAAGATTCTTAGGCTTACCAGAAATCATGGACAAATACATGACAAAAATGATTAAGTTTAAAAAGCAAATGAGTGGCATGATGAAAATGATGAAAAAATTCATGCCTTTCGGTGGCGATAACGAAGATGTCGACTATGATAAAGCTTTAGAAGAAATGGAAGTAATGAAAGCAAAAATTACAAAAGCAAGAAAAATCATGGCAGACCCTGATAGAACTTCATTCAGATTAGTAGTAATCCCTGAAGAAATGAGTATTTTAGAAAGCGAAAGAGCAATGAAATCACTCGATAAGTACAAAATACCTGTTGACGCAGTTGTTGTAAACCAAGTAATCCCTGCAGATGTTGAATGTAGCTTCTGTAAAGCAAGAAGAGGATTACAAGAAACCAGATTAGCAATGATTGAAGAGAAATTCGGTAGTAAAGTTTTAGCTCAATTAGAATTGTTAAAAACAGAAGCAAAAGGTGTTGAAACCTTAAGAGAAATTTCACACAAAATATACGGCGAAGAAGAAGCTCAAACTGAAGAAGTAAAAGCATAA
- a CDS encoding DUF116 domain-containing protein has product MDILGFGIQSLGIVSLIILFVVSTILTLSIFLGYVLMKRGIILLPRVSLYILNNYYPILLKFFLWIGTEYSFYNVAIDFYNKYYRKKFLKSKRKVLILPHCLRDLDCPAKLGKDGIKCIHCKKCPLGDLIKAGEECGYMATYIVPGSTFMKRLLRECKPDGIFAVACHIDLFMGMNGVSKLGIPVQGVLLLKDGCVCTMVDKEEVIRKLKEYCTKENS; this is encoded by the coding sequence ATGGATATATTAGGATTTGGAATTCAATCATTAGGTATTGTATCATTAATTATATTATTTGTCGTTAGTACTATACTTACTTTATCAATTTTTCTAGGTTATGTGTTGATGAAAAGGGGAATTATACTATTACCTAGAGTTTCATTATATATACTAAATAATTATTACCCAATACTTTTAAAATTTTTCTTATGGATAGGTACAGAATATAGTTTTTATAATGTAGCAATAGATTTTTATAATAAATACTACCGCAAAAAATTCTTAAAATCAAAAAGGAAAGTTTTGATATTACCACATTGCTTAAGGGATTTAGATTGCCCGGCAAAGCTTGGAAAGGATGGTATTAAATGTATACACTGTAAAAAATGTCCTTTGGGGGATTTAATAAAAGCAGGCGAAGAGTGCGGTTATATGGCTACGTATATTGTGCCAGGTTCTACATTTATGAAACGTTTGCTTAGAGAATGTAAGCCTGATGGTATATTTGCAGTTGCTTGCCATATAGATTTATTTATGGGTATGAATGGAGTGTCTAAGTTAGGAATACCGGTTCAAGGTGTTTTATTACTTAAAGATGGTTGTGTATGTACCATGGTGGATAAAGAAGAAGTTATACGCAAATTAAAAGAATATTGTACTAAAGAAAATTCATAA
- the comB gene encoding 2-phosphosulfolactate phosphatase, translated as MSVNIYIDHNFYDNNAYGYESHSDNNKSDECCVDDSYNPNSQVSSETDLLNKNPNELVYITNPGDLTKLDHVSQYAPLRGDNKIDYSNYCAIVIDVLRASTTISTLLELYDKVYITDSIEKTMNFPNSIKMGERNGIKIDEFDYGNSPVEILKDKNKITEFTKNGGNLVLTTTNGTRVLNSIISDDIYMGSINNAEAVAKEVYNTAVEKDKDIVLIPCHRCGDFAIEDYIGAALIVEHILKIPGNKITKQLEQLIPLRSTIKFDWKNTILNSKSGQGLRAKGYPYDVLYSVQENIYDNVGKYNQKENYVYKI; from the coding sequence ATGAGTGTAAATATATATATTGACCATAATTTTTATGATAATAACGCCTACGGCTATGAAAGTCATTCTGATAATAATAAATCAGACGAATGTTGTGTAGATGACTCTTATAATCCTAATTCGCAGGTATCTTCAGAAACCGACTTATTAAATAAAAATCCTAATGAGTTAGTATATATAACCAACCCCGGAGATTTAACTAAGTTAGACCATGTTTCACAGTATGCACCGCTCCGCGGAGATAATAAAATAGATTACTCCAACTATTGTGCAATTGTAATCGACGTATTAAGAGCCTCCACAACAATATCTACATTATTAGAATTATACGATAAAGTATATATAACAGATAGTATCGAAAAAACTATGAATTTTCCAAATTCTATCAAAATGGGCGAGAGAAACGGCATTAAAATAGACGAATTTGATTATGGAAATTCGCCTGTAGAAATATTAAAAGATAAAAATAAAATTACCGAATTTACAAAAAATGGGGGTAATTTAGTACTTACCACAACAAATGGTACCCGAGTTTTGAATAGTATAATTTCAGATGACATTTATATGGGTTCAATAAATAATGCCGAAGCAGTTGCAAAAGAAGTATACAATACTGCAGTTGAAAAAGACAAAGACATCGTGCTGATTCCGTGCCATAGGTGTGGTGATTTTGCAATAGAGGATTACATAGGTGCTGCGTTAATTGTAGAACATATATTGAAAATTCCTGGAAACAAAATAACGAAACAATTGGAACAATTAATTCCACTTAGAAGTACCATAAAATTCGACTGGAAAAATACGATATTAAATTCAAAATCTGGCCAAGGTTTGAGAGCTAAAGGATATCCTTATGATGTATTATACTCTGTTCAAGAAAATATATACGATAATGTCGGCAAATATAACCAAAAAGAGAATTATGTTTACAAAATATAA
- a CDS encoding sodium:solute symporter family protein: MLYILAILLYIAMIGFVAYISKNKIKGFSDFFLGGRSVNPWMSAFSYGTAYFSAVLFIGYAGKIGWGFGMSTLWIVLGNALLGCYLAWGVLGKKTREMTQRLNISTMPEFLEIRYNNKKLKAVTSFIIFLFLVPYSASVYKGLGYLFEQIFGIPTIYVLLLMTTLTGLYLYFGGFVAATLADFIQGIIMLIGVALMLFFVVGTSTVGGIDNVIPALYSISPQLVDPIGPPGFIPLISLVILTSLGTWGLPQMIHKFYTIKDEKSVVCAKWVSTFFALIISFGAYFMGVLGRLFFPTAPPTYMGLPNFDMIIPTMVDTALPNWVAAIILVLVLSASMSTLASLVLASSSAVVVDFLKEMKPNITGTELMKTMRIVCLMFVILSFILAIFPTPIISLAALSWGLVSGCLLAPYALGLYWRGTTVQGVWAGIITALVVMLGGSAVVGLGSSLIPTLSAISIVLPIFVVYFVSLFTKKMDKRYLDYIYDTGFNSENKNNDSGNENDFNSENHEIPEKVNIRYKKIDNKE; the protein is encoded by the coding sequence ATGTTATACATATTAGCAATTTTATTATACATTGCAATGATTGGATTTGTTGCATACATTAGTAAAAACAAAATAAAAGGATTTTCTGACTTTTTCCTTGGCGGTCGTTCCGTTAATCCCTGGATGTCTGCATTTTCATACGGTACTGCATACTTTTCAGCGGTTTTATTCATTGGATACGCTGGAAAAATTGGATGGGGCTTTGGTATGTCCACCCTATGGATTGTATTAGGTAACGCATTATTAGGTTGTTACTTAGCTTGGGGTGTTTTAGGTAAAAAAACAAGAGAAATGACTCAAAGGCTCAATATATCAACCATGCCCGAGTTTTTAGAAATTAGATATAATAATAAAAAATTAAAGGCCGTTACATCGTTTATAATATTTTTATTTTTAGTACCATATTCTGCTTCTGTTTATAAAGGTTTGGGGTATTTATTTGAACAAATATTCGGTATTCCAACAATATATGTGTTATTATTAATGACTACACTTACAGGATTATATTTATACTTTGGAGGGTTCGTTGCTGCTACTTTAGCGGACTTTATACAAGGTATTATCATGTTAATAGGCGTAGCATTGATGTTATTCTTTGTAGTTGGCACTTCAACAGTTGGTGGAATAGATAATGTGATTCCTGCATTATATTCCATAAGTCCACAATTAGTAGACCCTATTGGACCTCCTGGGTTTATACCATTGATTTCATTAGTAATCCTTACAAGTTTGGGTACTTGGGGTTTACCTCAAATGATACATAAATTCTATACTATTAAAGATGAAAAATCCGTAGTATGTGCTAAATGGGTATCCACATTCTTCGCATTAATTATTAGCTTTGGAGCATACTTTATGGGTGTTTTAGGTAGATTATTCTTCCCTACTGCCCCACCAACATATATGGGATTACCAAATTTCGATATGATTATACCTACAATGGTAGATACGGCATTACCTAATTGGGTAGCTGCAATAATATTAGTATTGGTTCTTTCAGCATCAATGTCTACTTTAGCGTCTTTAGTTCTTGCTTCAAGTTCCGCTGTAGTCGTAGATTTCTTAAAAGAAATGAAACCAAACATTACAGGTACTGAATTAATGAAAACTATGAGAATAGTTTGCCTTATGTTTGTAATCTTATCATTTATATTGGCAATATTCCCTACGCCAATTATATCATTGGCTGCCCTATCTTGGGGTTTAGTATCTGGATGTTTACTTGCACCATATGCCCTTGGTCTTTATTGGAGAGGAACAACCGTACAAGGAGTATGGGCGGGTATTATAACAGCATTAGTTGTTATGTTAGGTGGTTCTGCTGTTGTAGGATTAGGCAGTTCGTTAATACCTACATTAAGTGCTATATCTATAGTATTACCTATCTTTGTAGTTTATTTCGTTAGTTTATTTACTAAAAAGATGGATAAAAGATATCTTGACTACATATACGATACAGGATTTAACTCGGAAAATAAAAACAATGATAGTGGAAATGAAAATGATTTTAATTCGGAAAATCATGAAATACCTGAAAAAGTAAATATTAGATATAAAAAAATAGATAATAAGGAATAA
- a CDS encoding phenylacetate--CoA ligase family protein — translation MSEIKIWDEVEKLDREGIKKIQISKLKETVKRAYENVPLYKEKFDKIGLKPEDIQTLDDLKKIPFTEKDDFRQNYPFRMFAVPKKEIVRIHASSGTTGKPTVVGYTRKDMNTWTDLVARMITQAGVTDEDTVQIAFGYGLFTGGFGLHYGMERVGASVIPMSSGNTKKQIMIMKDFGTTVLVSTPSYALHMAEVAEEMGIDPKKDLNIKFGLFGGEGCSEDARREIEKKWGLLATENYGMSELIGPGVAGECVYQCGMHIAEDHFIPEIINPETGEVLPEGETGELVVTSLSKEALPVLRYRTKDITSLTSETCKCGRKSVRMSKIKGRTDDMMVIRGVNVFPSQIETVLSDVKEIGPHYEIIVTTKGHLDQISINVELSDSNLLESYGCLEKLSKSIEHKLKTVLGLGIKVNLVNPKTLERFEGKAKRIKDLRNIKE, via the coding sequence ATGTCTGAAATTAAAATATGGGATGAAGTGGAAAAATTAGATAGAGAAGGAATAAAGAAAATACAGATTTCTAAATTAAAAGAAACTGTAAAAAGAGCTTATGAAAATGTTCCACTTTATAAAGAAAAATTCGATAAAATTGGACTTAAACCTGAAGATATACAAACATTGGACGATTTAAAAAAGATTCCCTTTACTGAAAAAGATGATTTCAGGCAAAATTATCCTTTTAGAATGTTTGCAGTGCCTAAAAAAGAAATTGTTAGAATTCACGCATCCTCTGGAACCACAGGTAAACCTACAGTAGTTGGATATACAAGAAAAGATATGAACACTTGGACCGATTTAGTTGCTAGAATGATTACTCAAGCCGGCGTAACTGACGAAGATACTGTTCAGATTGCTTTTGGTTACGGTCTTTTTACAGGTGGATTTGGTTTGCATTATGGCATGGAAAGAGTAGGCGCTTCAGTTATACCAATGTCAAGCGGAAACACCAAAAAACAAATTATGATTATGAAAGACTTCGGAACAACCGTATTGGTAAGTACTCCATCTTACGCTTTGCACATGGCAGAAGTTGCTGAAGAAATGGGAATCGACCCTAAAAAAGATCTAAACATTAAATTTGGGTTATTTGGTGGAGAAGGTTGTTCAGAAGATGCTAGGCGCGAAATAGAAAAAAAATGGGGATTATTAGCTACTGAAAATTACGGTATGAGCGAATTAATTGGTCCGGGCGTTGCTGGAGAATGTGTTTACCAATGTGGTATGCACATTGCTGAAGACCACTTTATACCTGAAATTATCAATCCTGAAACTGGCGAAGTACTACCTGAGGGAGAAACTGGTGAATTGGTTGTAACAAGTTTATCAAAAGAAGCTCTTCCAGTATTAAGATACAGAACCAAAGATATCACAAGTTTAACATCTGAAACTTGTAAATGCGGTAGAAAAAGCGTTAGAATGTCTAAAATTAAAGGAAGAACTGATGATATGATGGTAATTAGAGGAGTAAATGTATTCCCATCACAAATTGAAACAGTTTTATCCGATGTAAAAGAGATAGGACCGCATTATGAAATCATTGTGACTACAAAAGGTCACCTTGACCAGATTTCAATTAATGTGGAACTTTCAGACAGCAATCTTCTTGAAAGCTACGGTTGTTTGGAAAAACTCAGTAAATCTATCGAACATAAGCTTAAAACAGTTCTTGGATTAGGAATTAAGGTAAATCTTGTAAACCCTAAAACACTTGAGAGATTTGAAGGTAAAGCTAAAAGAATCAAAGATTTAAGAAATATAAAAGAATAA
- a CDS encoding Bax inhibitor-1/YccA family protein yields MKSSNPVFGAQAMERYRQLASSTSSIPITEQMTINGSINKIFILTIFLIGSAVISWTLYASQPGFAGLLGMGGIIVGFILALIISFKNTTAPILSPVYAICEGLAMGFISAVFETMYPGIAFQASFGTFGVLLTMIFVYKFKIIKVTEKFKTGLLIATGGIALLYLLTFILSFFGIYAPFIYEGGLIGIGFSLLVIGVASLNLLLDFDFIEKGAEYGLPKHMEWYGAFGILVTVVWVYLEILRLLAKLRQND; encoded by the coding sequence ATGAAAAGTTCTAATCCAGTTTTCGGAGCTCAAGCAATGGAACGTTACAGACAACTTGCAAGTAGTACTTCAAGTATACCTATAACCGAGCAAATGACAATAAACGGTTCAATAAACAAAATATTTATATTAACGATATTTTTAATAGGTTCTGCAGTAATTTCTTGGACATTATACGCGTCACAACCTGGCTTTGCAGGTTTGTTGGGCATGGGCGGAATTATTGTAGGCTTTATTTTAGCTTTAATCATATCTTTTAAAAATACGACAGCTCCAATTCTTTCACCAGTGTATGCAATATGCGAAGGTTTAGCAATGGGATTTATTTCAGCAGTATTTGAAACAATGTACCCAGGAATAGCTTTTCAAGCAAGTTTTGGAACCTTTGGAGTATTATTAACAATGATATTTGTTTATAAATTTAAAATAATAAAAGTAACTGAAAAATTTAAAACAGGTTTATTAATAGCAACCGGCGGTATTGCGTTATTGTACTTATTAACTTTCATATTAAGCTTCTTTGGAATATACGCGCCATTTATTTACGAAGGTGGGTTAATAGGTATAGGATTTAGCTTACTTGTAATCGGGGTAGCTTCGTTAAACTTACTATTGGACTTTGATTTCATTGAAAAAGGTGCAGAATACGGACTTCCAAAGCATATGGAATGGTATGGAGCATTTGGAATTTTAGTAACTGTTGTATGGGTTTACTTGGAAATATTGCGATTATTGGCAAAGTTAAGACAAAATGATTAA